The Carassius auratus strain Wakin chromosome 21, ASM336829v1, whole genome shotgun sequence sequence CCACCCCATTAAATTACAATCGGTCTGTCACAATTCCTGAACAACATCCAGAAAATATTTGCAACAGATAGGATATACTTTTAATCCACTGACCATACATCATTTAATGGATGCGGAGCTCAGACTATTTGTCCAAATACAACAGACACTGCTTTATTTGAACACAATACGTTCAAAATATAACCAAATCACTTATTTCCCATTTCCACTTTTTCCCAGTTGTAAAATATATGACTGTAATAAAGTAAATGCTATTTGTGTTGTATCTTTGAATAGGGTTTCTCATCATCACTGTCATCTTGCTAACTGATGGTTATATGAGCCTTGGTGGTTATGAGCCCTTTTAATAAGATGTCTGTTGATAGTGAAATATTCTCTGTACAATGGTTTTGTGCAATATTCATTGttctgctatataaataaatagtaacaattcgattgaaaatgtttctcttcCTATACGTCTACCATTgctggtagaaaaaaaaaatattttagacttatgtgaagtgaatatatatatatatatatatatatatatatatatatagtatttgcTTTGGtttttatatatgaattataaataattcTACAGAATTAACAATGTACGATGACCTAAACGTTAATATCACATTTTGTAGTCCCCTATAAAAAGACATTCTTCAGTATACTCTGATTCAAAGAAGCACTTAAAAAGGTCATTTAGAAAGGTATTTAAAAGCCATGTTTGCCACCCATGTGGTTCTGAGAGAAATCCTGACCACTTCCTTTCAGCCACTTCTTCAGGTAAACTATTAAATAATCTAAtggtcaaattaaaaaaaataataatacaggtgCAGCACATTACATCATGTTAAAATCTCATTACGTAAGTGCTGTGTAAATCTCTAAATTGTATACAGTATACTATTACTAttgctaataatattaataataataataataataataataatatacattttgaaccACACAAAGATTAATATCCTAAGCATAAAGaacttaaaatatataagaacatttttatatcaatacACACATGCATAGTTGTCACATAATTCagatcaaattaattttaatattacattactgatttcatttattaaggaaAAAGCTGTCTAAATCTGCCTGGCCCTACatgaaaaagtaattgccccctAAATTGAATAACTGGTTGTGCCAGCCTTTGCAGCAGCGACTGCAGTCAAGTGTTTGCGATAACTGGCAATTAATCTTTCAAGTCACTGTGAAggaattttggcccactctttacagaaatgttttaattcagccacattgaAGGGTTTGCACATGATTGGACCATTTAAGGTCACGCCACAGCGACTAAATTGGTTTTAAATCCGGACTTTGACTTGGCCACGCCAAAACCTTAATTTAGTTTTTCCTCGAGCCATTCAGAGGTAGACATGCTGGTGTGTTTgtgatcattgtcctgctgcataaCCCAAGTGTGCTTGAGCTTGAGGACACAAACTGACGGCGAACAGTCTCCTTTAGGATTTTCTGATAGATTGCAGAATGCATGGGTCCATTAATTATGGCATGTCATCCAGGCCCTGAAGCTGCAAAGCAGCCCCAGACCATCACACTTCCACAACAATGTTTGACTGTTACATTTATGAAATGTTATGTTGGTTTTACGCCAGATGTAATGGTACATACATACACCTTACAAAGAGTTACATTTTCGTCGcatcagtccacagaatatttgccCCAAAGTATTGGGgataatgaagatatttttttggcaaaagggagatgtatatatatataaaatatataaattatatatatatatatagatttatatatatataaaaaaaacaggaatgggcaaaaaccttttcacagcgctgcatatatatatatatatatatatatatatatatatatatatatatatatatatatatatatatatatgtgtgtgtgtgtgtgtgtgtgtgtgtgtgtgtgtgtgtgttttaacgtTTAATGACAGTCTCCTGCTTTCAGCTCTGTGTGGGTTTCAGAATGTGAGACTGGGCTATATAAAACATGATATTCACCTGTTGTTATCAACAGTGTTTACATTGTGTAGCCTATACAGTTGGTTTATCACTGTGAAATGAGTTTTATTGTGTTGATCATTGGACCACAATGGTCTCGTAGAGAGAAAGGAGTGAGGAGAGGAGTGTGTACACGGGGCCAATCACATCCACTGACCTCAAGGAggtttgactcttttttttttcttttgtttgtccCACCCCAAATCCACCAAAGCTCAGGATGTGGagcgaaagaaaaaaaacagccaatCATGATAGTGTATTCATAGATTAATTTATATGAGGTCAGAGTTAAGTGACaaaacatgcagtgtgaaaaaCAAACTTATGTCCTCCAGGACAGCAAGGTAGTGCCCTCCTGAGTACTTTAGAAGAGGGAGAACCATGGGAAGAGACAACGGTGTGGTTGCTGGAGGTGCTGCTGTTTTGCATGATCACCAGCCTTTTCCCAGACAGCAGAGATATCAGTTTGATGGATACTGTTGGCTTCTTAGATAGTGAGATATTTATTACATCCAAGAAGCATTGTAACTGAAGAGAtccaaaagcctctaagtgctgtttaaaaaaattcttctaaaattagcattGTTTCCAGACTCtatatgttcagttatttcaattAAAGGGCAAAGTAAAGAACCCATTCATTCCTTTTAAAGTGAAAATTACTGAGCCTACATATCAGTAACTGACAAAGATGCTAATTTGAATGAAAATTTCCAACGGCActtgcttttgcatctgaactcttcaattCTTAATTTGTACAACTAAAGAAAACCAGTGGCTTTATAAAAGATGGCATCAGGATTCGTTGCCCAGCTTAGAAAGCATGTATGAAGTTAAAGGTAATAATCAGGCATTACTCCATCATTAAGATATattgatatttgtttgtttgctggtttAGTTTGTTCTAATATGATCCGAACATGGACAGCTGCTTCCTTATGTTTTCATTGCAACTGTCATATAGTCAATCCTCATAAAATGCACAGATGACAAGCtgtatttttatactgtttttctAATTTGTAACATTACTAATTGTGTTTCAGGTCCCCCAGTAGGTCATGGTAAGGAGGGTCCAGTGTTgagaaggttactttggaaattgTTTTAGCATCTTGCAGGACTGCTTTCCTAAGAATATGTATTAcagttagtttagttttagttagttaaCTTTTAGTTTTAGTGGACATAGTTAAGTTTAAGTTCTGCAGCACCCAAACATGTTTAAGTCACCCAGAGCTTCCCAAAGGTCCTCGCCACAGTGTTCCTGCCACTGGTGTCTGGGTTCCATATATAGGCTATTTTCACCAACCAAACTGTTTAGgctaatattttaatttcttgaagATTTTTTATGCCAATAAAACTATCAGTGTTTGATCAAGTCCTTCAGCAAGTCAATAGCAAATTTGGAGAAAGTTACAAACACACAATAAGTCATGATAACGCAGAAACTGCGCAATTAACCTGAGTCAGTCAACTACATATCCCACAATCCTTTGTTCCTAACCCGGAAAAAAATAGTACCACGTGTGACCTTAGAAAACTCGCCTGTGGAAAGAAATCCTTCCGGAGTGCCCACGGCTCTTCACAATGAAGTAAGtgatgttttgaatgtttaaattgaaatatCTCGAGTGCATTTGTTGTCATATGTTTCTTATTGGTGTAAGAAAATCCCTTCACCAATCAGGATTGAAACATGAAGTTGAACTCTAAATAACTGTCCTCAGTTTTTGCAGCAGTAGCCAAATGCTAATTATTCATCTGCTAAAACATGAACGTAAACTACTTTCCTAATTCTCGATTCAGTTATTCTTTATGATTCATTTATAGGACACCGACAAATGACAAGAAAATTATAGTTAATGTAAATGAAACACAAAGACGTGTACTCTTTCGGaataacgttaacgttacataaaaaaaaatccttattacATTAAAGGTTACATTTATTGCCACATTTAGATATTTGTGATAAAATGTTGAAACGACACcgcaaaataacaataatagagACAGTAAATTGTGTACAGAATCAAAGCTCATTTTATCTCTGTTATTTCTGTGCAGTCCTCTCACCAAAGTGAAACTAATCAATGAACTGAATGAAAAAGAGGCTGAACTTGATGTCAAAGACAGTGTGTCCTGGCATTCAGTCTACAAGGACAGTGCCTGGGTCTTTATTGGTAAGTGACTGCTTAACAATACCGGACAATGGGCTTCTTAGACAAATAGGCCAGTGGTCTCAAATCCTGCTCCCGGAGAGCTACTGtcctggggtctcatttataaaactctctgtagatttcatcctaaaagtgcGTACAcacaaaagttttcagatttataaaaccatgcgtATGCCAGAACCTGTgcaaaaatccctttataaatcccagtcaggGGAAGATTGTGCCTTGTCTCCAGATGGAGCTTAGAGCACTTTGTTTTACTAagcataacctcatctgcatatcatttccatGCATATTCACATGCACCATATATAACACCTAGACATTAAGGAAATATGAGATTGGGACTGTAATGCCGTTTGTTGCATACACATTAATTTTTATTGCTAAACATTATCCAGTATCCttgttatgttttataataaatttatgaaactatccataaaaacaaaatggtttaaagttgttttcagatatattttagaataGAATTGATCTCATTCTTTTACACTGGCCAGATagtatttcaattgttttaaacaattcaaatcaaatgaatgcagttttgcagttttgttttttgttatgttatggAGATGCGTTCACATGACATCAACACCTCCGTCCATCTGTGTTGTGGTTGTACAGTAAGCTATTATCATTGGTCCTATACCGGACAATGAACCATGGACCGTTCGACTTCTGAATCCAGCAGTGTACACCATAATATCGAAGTGTGCATCATTGATCATTGCTCTAACTTAAATATTTCTCATAACATGTGATctgtagtttagtttaaagatgaattattgtGCACCTATAACACTCCTCGCTGTCATTCAAACATAGCATGCCACAGGAATATGATGTAGCCTTTTGTTAATGAAATgatgtaattatgttttttttttaaattatgtaaattcagTGTTTGTCTCCATTAATGGGAGTTGAGTCTTATATCGACATGAAAACAGAGTTTAAAATCGTAGTTTACttcattacttttctcactcTAGGAAAAAGTTTGTACGCATGGTTTAGAATAGAATGTCCGTACGGTGCGTACATATTTACACcaagtttattttttagaaatcacaATATGTGCGTGGAAAATTGCCTATGCATGTTTCTAGTCTCATTTTGTGAGTATGCaacgtttataaatgagacccctgaaGATTTCAGCTCTagccttaatcaaacacaccagaaCCAGTCATACAAGGTCTTTAGAGTTACTTGAAAACAACTGACAATGTGTTGAAGCAAGGGTTGGAGATCCCTGGGCTAGGCTATATTCTGCCAGATGGTGGCAGCATTCATCTATTTGACACTGAAAGTGTCCTTCGATACAAAATGGCATGATCTCAGTGTTTCTCTGAAGACCATTCTAGTTACACAGTACTGTAATCCTGATCTGACCCTGTCAAAATTCAAAGTGTTTATGTATATTAATTGCTTTTTATCTCAAATATATTTGCTAAAgagaaccattaaaaaaaaaaccattttgtTAGTGAATtgtgtatttcttttatttaattcCAACCCAGTCAGCACTGTATGTAAATAAGCTGTAATAAATCTACAGGTGGACTTCCATATGATCTGACCGAAGGAGACGTCATCTGTGTTTTCTCTCAGTAAGTCCTAATTGCTCATCCCCGTGTTTTTGCCTACATTTCAAACACGTTTTCATATCTTGACAAAAGAAGTCGGCGCTTTTCTCCTAGTAAAGCTCGATCCTCCTTTGTGCACCTCAGGTACGGAGAGATTGCCAACATCAATTTGGTGCGAGATAAAAAGACGGGCAAATCCAAAGGATTCTGCTTCCTGTGCTATGAAGATCAAAGGAGCACCATTCTGGCGGTGGATAACTTTAATGGAATCAAGGTGAAAGGCTTCTTCCAGTATCTCATTCAGTTGTGTTTACTGATAGACTATGCTCTACGTgttaaaataaccatatttaatgttcttatatatatatatatatatatatatatatatatatatgtatgtatgtatatatatatatgtgtgtgtgtgtcttgttttacAATATTACCTGGGATGGGTGATAAAACAATATCATATTGCGGTAAAATTTTATCCTGAAGATGAGAAGCTCTGGATAATTTAACTTGATATATGGATTCATCTCAAGGCCTAAAAAGTATTGAATTCCCCATTAATGGTAAATTAATATTGTGAGAAATATCAATATTGTGTgatatggaaaataaatatattgtgataaGATATTTGCCCATATCATCCAGCCCTAGTTTGTTATAAAGaggtgaaattatattttatttcattccttccttcatttattcattaagaaAGGAACTCATAAATCAAGGAAATAATAGTCATATAATTGACCCATGTGttgcatatatttttgtttcttaattattatttttttgctttaaagatTAAGGGCCGGACTATACGTGTGGACCATGTAGCAAATTATCGACCACCCAAGGACAACGAAGACATTGATGATGTCACTAAACGTTTGCGGGAAGAGGGATGTGCTCCTAAAGTCCCCTCCTTTGAGCCAGGGTCTGAGGAGGAAGATGCTGTACCTGTGAAAAAGCCCAAAAAAGGTGAAAAGAGGCAACATTTGTTCAGTAAATGGAACTACATTTGATAAGATTTATCTTTAAATCGTTTatctttcattaatttaataaacagtaTTTAAGTTTTTTGACTAAATGATTGATTCATGTTGTTATACTTAAGataaaaaggagaagaaaaagaagaaggagaagaaagagaagaaaaaagcaCTAAAGGAAGAGAAACGTGAGGCACGGACTGAGCCGTCAGCATCATCTCCCGTCCGAGTGAAGAAGGAGAAGGAGGACACGGCATACGAAAAGTATGTGGCGAAGGGACCGGCAGGAAGCAGAAGGGACAGATCGGGACAAGACTTCAGGAACCCACAAGACCGAGCAGATGAAGCGGACAGATTCAGAGACAGGTATAGAGGTGAGAAGGAAAGGGATAGAGAAGaagacaaaaagacagacagaaaccGAGAGGATAAAAGACATGAAGACACACGGCAgcgagacagagaaagagacaaaggAAGAGGTGTTGATAGAGAGAATAATGgggagagagagcgtgagagagaaagGGAACGTGATAGAGACAGGGAACGAGAGAAGGACAGAAGGGAGCGAGACCGAGGAAATGACCAAGGGTTTGCCAAACACAGAGATCACAGTCGTGAAAGAGAATACAGGCGAAATTGAACAGAGAtactaatttaactttttttgggggggggacaAAATGGACTGTACtatttttttagtgtgtgtgtaactcagaaatgtaaataaatgattagAATTTTGAAATCTCAGTCTGCAGTAATTAACTGTATTATGGCTACCTGGAATGttacacacagtacacactcatttgacaaataaattcaaattttatatgattttaaatgCTACTAAATGCCTTTTTTAATAGTGTCAACAATAAACTCCAATATTATGATCAAAGTACACAAATCATTATGGGTTCAGTTGTAAAACTATTAAAAGACGTTTAGTTAAAggtgttaagtaaaaaaaaaaaaaaactatatcagaCCAAGCAGATGTGCACATTACTCATTTATACCTGCTCAACAGAAAACAGCATTTCATCCCTAATGTTGAATGATAATGAttcaaaaacatattcaaataaccTAACATGAAAAGATCAAACAATTAGACAGATATACGCtagtaaataaacacacacagaattcAATTGTGATAAAAACGAAATATGGGCTGTTGCTGTAAATTTATCtagcctgattaaaaaaaaaaaaaaaaaatccttttatgcccaaaacaaatttttttttcatatcaaaacTGCTTTTAATACAGTTAATCAACCAATCTCTTATAACCTCGAGTTACTATGATCTGTACAATTCATGAACGGTCAAATACAAAGTGTTCATAATTGGCCAATTAGGACTGGAGTACTGCAGATGTGACTCCATTAGTCTTGTTCTGTCACAGACACTAAACGTTCAAGTCAATACTCAAGGTTAAAAGGTCAAATATCTGTTTGCACTGAACTTTAATAGTGCAGGCTGTTGGGTCACCCCTGTGTGATGTCACATGCTAGACTACATCGATCACCAGCCCCATTTTCAATAaggtataaaaaaattatgataaaaagaTGTTCATGCTAGTTCTCAATGGAACTCcatctaaatataaaaaacagcTTCCACAGGTCATCAGTTCTTTGGATGAAGCTGTTTTCCGTAGTTGTAAGCAATCTTATTGACATTTTAGCCACAGTCAGTGTTTTCCAAAGTAAATTGTGAATATTTATCATGAGAATGTTAAATGTTGAATAATAGTTAAAAGACAAAAGCAAATATTAGCTTTCAGCAGCAACACTATTAAATACTGGAAATTAAATTAGAACAgcactaaaaacaaataaaaaatagaattggTTGAGAAATCAAGACTAATATATTGCAGTACCGACTATTGAAATGTTTGCGATTTCTCTGAGATGGATAGTATATGTTCCAGGTTttgttgttcaaaatgttatgtaCATAGTAAATTCATTGATTTTATAAATACATGTTCTTTTTGTGAACAATTTATAGAACTACACTACACACAAAGGtggaataaaatattttctgaaatattgtatttaaaagttGAACGCACATGAATTCCACCACAAAGACATAATCACAAGTGGGAAATTCATTTAGAAATTGTTTGTAGAAATTGTCCTACTTGTGATCAAATCTCAATTCTCAAATGTGCGTGCGTGTGATTCAGAGAAAccaacatacacacaaaaaacacgTGCATGACTCTCTTCCAGATGTGAAATCTATAGTAAATGATCTTGAAATTGTGCACTGCATATAAAAGAGCACCAGTCAACATCCAaatcagggttcctcaaatcttgcctttgagggccaatgcactgcagagatACTCACCTAGCATGTGATTTTCTAAGATTTCCAAATACCTGTAGTACTATGACTCTGCTACAAGGGAAAGTTTGTATGCCTGCTTAGAACCTGAAATGGCGTGAagcatgtataaaaaatatattattgtaacaATAATGATAGAGTATATAACAGTTTACAGAACCTTTATGAATTAAGATCATTAAAAAGCAAAACCACAGATGCACATTCTTTATTCTTAGTTTTGAAGTAGAGAAACTTTCTTAACTTTCCTTTTTGTAGGAAAGTTAGATTGCCATCTTCAAATCAATTTTGAATGCACCCAACATAATTACGACTTCCCAACTTGTAAATATGAACTTCCCTGAAGGAATGCTCACATTCAGCAGATTTGCCTAAATGTATTCAAACAGTCAATAGACTGAACCAAATTTCCACcctaatttttttcctttttttgatcATCCATTTCACTGAgattagtctcagcctcagaggACAAGCCCATGGACCGTTGTCTGAtacatatgggacacaaaagtggaaacacttcaggagtgtcgaagacGTCATCGGATTCATTGAATTCTACAGGATGTTTTATACGAAACGTGTGTGTCGTGATCTTTAACATTGCACatggaaacaaagatgccgtgGTGCCAAAACCCCTCACGAAAGAAAAAATGCCttagtgtttacaactgtgacaacgAGGGCTTACCAGATCAACTAAACTCTGGAGTTTCAagagtatgtgaaatattttaagttcACGGCATAGAATCTCTAAAATATTTAACGCTTAACGTTAAACGTTAACGTTTAATGTTTAACacaccagtctgttattgtggcgacatttccacgcccTGAAATGCAACGCTGAataaactgtgattggttgtttgacatgttatCAAATGGCCTCAAGagtgggccttggccaatgaaagctgccatggattACAGACCTTcatctgtcaatcaatcaatcaatcacctttatttatatagtgctttaaacaaaatacattgcgtcaaagcactgaacaacattcatttggaaaacagtgtctcaataatgcaaaatgatagttaaaggcagtttcagttatgtcatctctgttcagtttaaatagtgtctgtgcatttatttgcaatcaagtcaatgatatcgctgtagatgaagtgaccccaactaagcaagccagaggcgacagcggcaaggaaccgaaactccatcggtgacagaatggagaaaaaaaccttgggagaaaccaggctcagttggggggccagttctcctctgaccagacgaaaccagtagttcaattccaggctgcagcaaagtcagattgtgcagaagaatcatctgtttcctgtggtcttgtcctggtggtcctctgagacaaggtctttacaggggatctgtatctggggctctagttgtcctggtgtccgctgtctttctgggcagtagaggtcctttctaggtgctgatccaccatctggtctggagacgtactggatccgggtgactgcagtgaccctctgatctggatacagactggatctcgtggccacggtgacctcggaacaagagagaaacagacaaatattagcgtagatgccattcttctaatgatgtagcaagtacatagggggTTAtttgaagtgtttccggttccggtttacctaattaatgcagcctaaaaatcctttaacggatttggatattaaaagcatattagtatgttatgtgtatgccaggttaaagagatgggtctttaatctagatttaaactgcaagagtgtgtctgcctcccgaacaatgttaggtaggttattccagagtttaggcgccaaataggaaaatgatctgccgctcgcagttgattttgatactctaggtattatcaaattgcctgagttttgagaacgtagcggacgtagaggagtataatgtaaaaggagctcattcaaatactgaggtgctaaaccattcagggctttataagtaataagcaatattttaaaatctatacgatgtttgatagggagccagtgcagtgtggacaggaccgggctaatatggtcatacttcctggttctagtaagaactcttgctgctgcagtttggactagctgtagtttgtttactaagcgtgcagaacaaccacccaataaagcattacaatagtctaaccttgaagtcataaatgcatggattaacatttctgcatttgacattgagagcataggccgtaatttagatatatttttgagatggaaaaatgcagttttacaaatgctagaaacgtggctttctaaggaaagattgcgatcaagtagcacacctaggttcctaactgatgacgaagaattgacagagcaaccatcaagtcttagacagtgttctaggttattacaagcagagtttttaggccctataattaacacctctgttttttctgaatttagcagtaagaaattactcgtcatccaattttttatatcgactatgcattccattagtttttcaaattggtgtgtttcaccgggctgcgaggaaatatagagccgagtatcatcagcataacagtgaaagctaacaccatgtttcctgatgagatctcccaagggtaacatataaagcgtgaagagtagcggccatagtactgagccttgaggtactccatactgcacttgtgatcgatatgatacatcttcattcactgctacaaactgaggtggtcatataagtacgatttaaaccatgctaatgcacttccactgatgtcagtctgaaggtctggctacgagAGACTACACTCAGATGTACATCACGGTTCCGAAGAAAAGATGCCAGTACTTGTGTTTCATTGTGACTTTAACCTTcgacttatttatttaaaacactttttcttcTAATCATGCATTTGAAATAACTATTAGTTTTTCATATTAGTGGACCTGTAAACTCACGCATGCTAATATCTGTGTCACTGGGTTGGCACAGGAAaccttattttccacataatgtacattattgttgctcctctatgcccggACTTTGTGGGacgcatagatttttacaaagctcattgttctgaaaagcaaggtgtgcacTGATTTGCCAGCTATATAGTGCGTTGTGGCTAAATTCATCATGCATGTGACAGAAATTAACAGACATTTGTTGCATAAAGTTTGgacataattactaattataatgacttgtactgtctttttatgcgttGCGTATCacactgtgtaaacataaaaccatgtatgcatttgtgatcagagaaacaacaaacaagcacTACTATTCACTGCTCAAacctcacgtttgaatcatcagtggcaaattctttaaacatAATAACGTATTGACGGGCtatgagtcagaagcaccagactgtacTTGctaagttggaattgccccacatTTTAGAAACAGACACTGGTATTGTAGGCTAcactcacaggaaacagtcctcatcctccataaaatgtgctgaagacatctaaatatttgggttgaactgttgtagaccagtgttgtaaatacagatCATACTTATTGTaaaaacttaaccactgatttctgtCTTCTTTtagaagaccaaacaaagtagttttgttttcacaacgaaacacacagcatctccacaacatggtggcggcggcaacagcaagaataaaagttgcGCCTCCTTTTTTTGCATGAaaatttgggcggcattatgcaaatcttcccacatcgtgatgtagacacgTTGGGGCGTTTAAGTTAGGCGTGGTTGattaaacttttataaagaacatctcttgggatttgagactttagtttttgctactttacagatcttttttatgcaccaagagcttgtaacactcctaagagaaacaaaaaatttaaattgcttcatataacccctttaagtATTCTAGACCTTGACGGAGACTTGTTTATTCGCAAGTTCATTAGGATGTGGTGCTCAATATTGATCGCGATGGCTTGATTACGAGGCATGGCACTCAGCTCAGGAAACCACCTGctcacttcattaaaatgtatttattcagttTTGTGTTCACTTCTGTGTAGGGGAGTC is a genomic window containing:
- the rbmx2 gene encoding RNA-binding motif protein, X-linked 2; the encoded protein is MNPLTKVKLINELNEKEAELDVKDSVSWHSVYKDSAWVFIGGLPYDLTEGDVICVFSQYGEIANINLVRDKKTGKSKGFCFLCYEDQRSTILAVDNFNGIKIKGRTIRVDHVANYRPPKDNEDIDDVTKRLREEGCAPKVPSFEPGSEEEDAVPVKKPKKDKKEKKKKKEKKEKKKALKEEKREARTEPSASSPVRVKKEKEDTAYEKYVAKGPAGSRRDRSGQDFRNPQDRADEADRFRDRYRGEKERDREEDKKTDRNREDKRHEDTRQRDRERDKGRGVDRENNGERERERERERDRDREREKDRRERDRGNDQGFAKHRDHSREREYRRN